A window from Chloroflexota bacterium encodes these proteins:
- a CDS encoding MFS transporter, translated as MSQIAVEMVSEEVRRGRNRLAITVVLGHAIKHIYNAGMHSVLLAVMKDDLGLSGAQFGLLTTSGRVTSGATTMVAGYLGDRFANRSGVMLMISLGMMGISYFLLGNAPNYWLMLAAMLLVGIGPSLYHSPAIASLSRKFPDKRSFAISWHGTGGSVGEFVGPVLTGALLSGVYFVAFEWNEVLQISAGPALIFGLLIYLMMRGIPAGSTDTESLREYFSKLFTMLRRRGMQMLVITTALRSMGQGAMMAFLPVYLLEDQGISAIVIGLFMAGIQFVGILAQPVMGWLADRLGHKAVLVPCTAALGVLMIALKYAPTDDPLLFNLVLLEIAVPGIQFGIIALAMGAFLYALHAIYIAAAMDVAEGEAQSTVVSLIYGASLLGAFSPFLAGVIVDLGTTSDSFIYGGISVIAAAALLAITRLPRVMRG; from the coding sequence GTGTCGCAAATTGCCGTTGAAATGGTATCCGAAGAAGTTCGGCGGGGACGAAACAGGCTGGCGATAACGGTTGTGCTTGGACACGCCATCAAGCACATCTACAACGCCGGTATGCACTCCGTCCTGCTCGCGGTGATGAAAGACGACTTGGGGCTTAGCGGCGCGCAGTTCGGCTTGCTCACCACATCCGGCCGCGTTACCAGCGGCGCGACGACGATGGTCGCGGGCTATCTCGGCGACAGGTTCGCCAACCGCTCCGGCGTGATGCTGATGATTTCGCTGGGCATGATGGGCATATCGTACTTCCTGCTCGGCAACGCGCCGAACTATTGGCTGATGCTCGCCGCGATGTTGCTGGTCGGAATAGGACCATCGCTGTACCACTCGCCGGCGATAGCATCACTCTCGCGCAAGTTCCCCGACAAGCGCAGCTTCGCAATATCGTGGCACGGCACGGGCGGCAGCGTAGGCGAATTCGTCGGACCGGTACTCACGGGTGCGCTGCTCAGCGGCGTGTACTTCGTGGCGTTCGAGTGGAACGAAGTACTGCAAATCAGCGCCGGTCCCGCACTGATATTCGGGCTGCTAATATACCTGATGATGCGCGGCATCCCGGCTGGCAGTACGGATACCGAGTCGCTGAGGGAATATTTCTCCAAGCTGTTCACGATGCTGCGGCGGCGGGGCATGCAGATGCTGGTAATAACGACCGCGCTGCGTAGCATGGGACAAGGCGCGATGATGGCTTTCCTGCCCGTTTACCTGCTGGAAGACCAGGGCATATCCGCGATAGTCATCGGGCTATTCATGGCGGGAATCCAGTTCGTTGGGATACTCGCACAGCCGGTGATGGGCTGGCTCGCGGACAGGCTCGGACACAAGGCAGTGCTGGTGCCTTGTACTGCGGCTCTGGGCGTGCTGATGATAGCGCTCAAGTATGCGCCGACAGACGACCCGCTCTTGTTCAACCTAGTGCTGCTGGAAATCGCAGTGCCCGGTATTCAGTTTGGCATAATCGCCTTGGCGATGGGCGCATTCCTGTACGCATTGCACGCGATATACATCGCGGCGGCGATGGATGTAGCAGAAGGCGAGGCGCAGTCTACAGTCGTCTCTCTGATATATGGTGCGTCATTGCTAGGCGCGTTCTCGCCATTCCTAGCGGGCGTCATAGTGGACTTAGGCACCACATCGGACTCCTTCATCTACGGCGGCATATCCGTAATAGCCGCCGCCGCTCTCCTAGCCATAACCCGCCTGCCACGCGTGATGCGAGGGTAG